The following are encoded together in the Pseudoalteromonas piscicida genome:
- a CDS encoding Zn-ribbon-containing protein, which yields MFVVDLTFDCYEETTLDAAEQAINRVVNALRFNGQIIGDEFPTVLKDGYFVTRVMCPEEDALHPLNHSPFVKFAIDQLQQSGLLAPKVKIFGQDIHANSADACHEPSSYILYTTYVHTCSPLYCGDDFLPVPLYKIPAIANGDYKALIKWKEDWQACDQIQINGATRCEFAALEEISSTSSDLFRRGMELSKRIRYLTKKPVYYYLYRVGGENLAAEKARKCPSCQGDWLLEEPWFGLFDFRCETCQLVSNISWDFQ from the coding sequence GTGTTTGTTGTCGACTTAACTTTTGATTGCTATGAGGAAACCACCTTGGATGCTGCCGAGCAGGCTATTAATCGTGTGGTTAATGCACTGCGCTTTAATGGTCAAATCATTGGTGACGAATTTCCAACTGTACTTAAAGATGGCTATTTCGTTACTCGCGTGATGTGTCCTGAAGAGGACGCTTTGCATCCATTAAACCATAGCCCTTTTGTGAAGTTTGCGATTGATCAGCTACAGCAGTCTGGCTTGCTTGCACCTAAGGTCAAAATTTTTGGCCAGGATATACATGCCAACAGCGCAGATGCTTGTCATGAGCCATCAAGCTACATTCTCTACACCACTTATGTACACACTTGCAGTCCGTTGTATTGTGGCGACGACTTTTTACCAGTGCCTTTATATAAGATCCCTGCCATTGCCAATGGTGATTACAAAGCACTGATCAAATGGAAAGAAGATTGGCAAGCCTGCGATCAAATACAGATCAATGGTGCAACTCGCTGCGAATTTGCTGCACTAGAGGAAATTTCCAGTACTAGCAGCGATTTGTTTAGACGTGGCATGGAGTTGAGCAAACGTATCCGCTATCTTACGAAAAAACCAGTTTACTATTATTTGTATCGAGTTGGCGGAGAAAACCTCGCTGCAGAAAAAGCAAGAAAATGCCCAAGCTGTCAGGGAGACTGGCTGCTTGAGGAGCCTTGGTTCGGCCTCTTCGACTTCCGCTGTGAAACTTGTCAGTTGGTCTCGAATATTTCGTGGGACTTTCAATAA
- a CDS encoding DUF2789 domain-containing protein, with protein MDTSRHTMSTLFAQLGLDNNPQAIEGFVKQHRLPDDMLLSQAPFWNEGQRHFIEESLKEDADWSEIIDELDAMLR; from the coding sequence ATGGATACTAGTCGCCACACGATGAGTACTTTATTTGCCCAGCTAGGGCTGGACAACAATCCACAAGCGATCGAAGGGTTCGTCAAACAGCACCGCCTACCTGACGATATGCTTTTGAGCCAAGCACCATTTTGGAATGAAGGACAACGTCACTTTATTGAAGAATCACTAAAAGAAGACGCCGATTGGAGTGAAATCATTGACGAACTCGATGCGATGTTAAGATAA